One window of Anaerotignum faecicola genomic DNA carries:
- a CDS encoding pyruvate carboxylase produces MQNVEIRKFKKVLVANRGEIAIRVYRALNELGIQTVGIFSKEDKYALFRTKTDEAYMLNPEKGPLDAYLDINNIIKIAKAKGVDAIHPGYGFLSENPEFVEACEKEGIAFIGPNVDVMYKMGDKISSKKMAIECNVPIIPGVDHAVRSLDEVMEVARKVGYPVMLKASNGGGGRGMRIVNSAEEMPKEFEEARNEAKKAFGDDKIFVEKYLRDPKHIEVQVLGDKYGNVVHLFDRDCSVQRRHQKVIEFAPAFTVSQPVREKILADAVRLSKHVGYKNAGTLEFLVDADENYYFIEMNPRIQVEHTVSEEVTGIDIVQAQILIEEGYPLSAPEIGISSQEDVHCNGYSVQLRITTEDPANNFMPDTGKINVYRSPAGNGIRLDGGTAHTGAEVTPYYDSLLVKIIAHDRTFKGVTNKAIRAIKETRIRGVKTNIPFLINVLQSETWSEGKCTTTFIEKTPELFRFIPGKDRASKIAEFIGNQIVNESKGQKPQFDPIVVPSFGKTENGKTIEVPGARDTFLKMGAKAYTQSLLKEKRLLVTDTSMRDAHQSLMATRLRTNDLMAAAPATNMAMANAFSVEAWGGATFDVAYRFLKESPWVRLQQLRAAMPNTLIQMLLRASNAVGYANYPDNVVQKFIEVSAERGIDVFRIFDSLNWVENMKMPIEVALNTGKIVEGSICYTGDILDPNETKYTLDYYIRKAKELEAMGCHIFAIKDMAGLLKPYAAKELFSTLKKELHIPLHLHTHDTTGNGVSTVLMAAEAGVDIVDLAIQSMSSLTSQPSMNAVVEALKGTERDTGLNTEQLIELSHYYQGVRQIFTGFESEMKTPNTEIYKYEIPGGQYSNLLAQVKAMGSADQFEEIKHLYKDANDLLGNIVKVTPSSKVVGDMAIFMSKNGLTKDNIMTEGAEVSYPDSVVDYFLGNIGQPEGGFPADLQKIVLKGQKPIEGRAGALLPPADWEAIEKHLHEAHALKKVNPRNVLSYALYPKVYDDYVNHEEVYTDVSKLSSDVFFFGLAKGEETSIEIGEGKDILIKYIDMTEPNAEGIRTLTFEINGVMREIKVLDKHLEVKSDGKLKADKNNPFHLGSSIPGTVSKILVKEGEEVKKNQPLLTVEAMKMETSIVANQDGVIDKIYVKEGEQVNQGDLLVSFVQEG; encoded by the coding sequence ATGCAGAACGTAGAAATTAGAAAATTTAAAAAGGTTCTGGTTGCAAACCGTGGCGAAATTGCCATTCGTGTGTATCGTGCGCTGAATGAATTGGGCATTCAGACAGTAGGTATTTTCTCAAAGGAGGATAAATATGCGCTGTTCCGCACAAAAACGGACGAGGCTTATATGCTGAACCCCGAAAAAGGTCCTCTGGACGCATATCTGGATATCAATAACATCATCAAAATTGCGAAAGCAAAAGGTGTAGATGCGATCCATCCCGGATATGGGTTCCTTTCCGAAAATCCCGAATTTGTTGAGGCATGCGAAAAAGAGGGGATTGCTTTTATCGGCCCCAATGTAGATGTCATGTATAAAATGGGGGATAAGATTTCTTCCAAGAAAATGGCAATCGAATGTAATGTTCCCATCATCCCCGGTGTTGACCATGCAGTCAGAAGTCTGGATGAGGTAATGGAGGTTGCCCGGAAGGTCGGCTATCCCGTTATGCTGAAGGCATCCAACGGCGGCGGCGGTCGCGGTATGCGTATTGTAAATTCCGCAGAGGAAATGCCCAAGGAATTTGAAGAAGCAAGAAACGAAGCAAAGAAGGCCTTTGGTGATGATAAAATTTTCGTAGAAAAATATCTGCGTGACCCCAAGCATATCGAAGTACAGGTGCTTGGCGATAAATACGGCAATGTGGTGCATCTGTTTGACCGTGACTGTTCCGTGCAGAGAAGACACCAGAAGGTAATCGAATTTGCGCCTGCCTTTACCGTAAGCCAGCCTGTCAGAGAAAAAATTCTGGCGGATGCAGTGCGTCTGTCCAAGCATGTAGGCTATAAGAACGCCGGCACACTGGAATTTCTGGTGGATGCCGATGAAAACTACTACTTCATCGAAATGAACCCTCGTATTCAGGTAGAGCATACCGTTTCCGAGGAGGTAACCGGTATTGATATCGTGCAGGCACAGATTCTGATTGAGGAGGGCTATCCTCTGAGTGCGCCCGAAATCGGCATTTCCTCTCAGGAGGATGTACACTGCAACGGCTATTCCGTGCAGCTGCGTATCACAACGGAAGACCCTGCAAACAATTTCATGCCCGATACAGGCAAGATTAACGTATATCGTTCCCCTGCCGGCAACGGTATCCGTCTGGATGGCGGCACAGCCCACACAGGCGCAGAGGTTACTCCTTATTATGACAGCCTGCTGGTTAAGATTATCGCACATGACAGAACCTTTAAGGGCGTGACCAATAAGGCAATTCGTGCGATTAAGGAAACCCGTATCCGCGGCGTAAAAACAAATATTCCTTTCCTCATCAATGTTTTGCAGAGCGAAACATGGAGTGAAGGGAAATGTACGACAACCTTTATCGAAAAAACACCTGAGCTGTTCCGCTTCATTCCCGGAAAGGACAGAGCAAGCAAGATTGCGGAATTCATCGGCAACCAGATTGTCAATGAATCCAAGGGACAGAAGCCGCAGTTTGACCCCATCGTTGTGCCTTCCTTCGGCAAGACCGAAAATGGCAAAACCATTGAGGTTCCCGGTGCAAGGGATACCTTCCTCAAGATGGGCGCAAAGGCGTATACACAGTCCCTTTTGAAGGAAAAACGCCTGCTGGTAACAGATACCTCCATGCGTGACGCGCATCAGTCCCTGATGGCAACCAGACTGCGTACCAATGACCTGATGGCCGCTGCACCCGCAACAAATATGGCAATGGCAAATGCCTTCTCCGTAGAAGCATGGGGCGGCGCAACCTTTGACGTTGCGTATCGTTTCCTCAAGGAATCCCCTTGGGTGCGTCTGCAGCAGCTGAGAGCGGCAATGCCCAACACACTGATTCAGATGCTCCTGCGTGCATCCAACGCAGTCGGCTATGCAAACTACCCCGATAACGTGGTGCAGAAATTCATTGAGGTTTCCGCAGAACGCGGCATTGATGTGTTCCGTATTTTCGATTCCCTCAACTGGGTGGAAAATATGAAGATGCCCATCGAGGTCGCGCTGAATACAGGCAAAATCGTAGAAGGCTCCATCTGCTACACAGGGGATATCTTAGACCCTAACGAAACAAAATATACACTGGATTACTATATCAGAAAAGCAAAAGAGCTGGAGGCTATGGGCTGTCACATCTTCGCAATCAAGGATATGGCAGGTCTTTTGAAGCCCTATGCGGCGAAGGAGCTGTTCAGCACACTGAAAAAAGAGCTTCACATTCCTCTGCACCTGCATACACACGATACAACAGGCAACGGTGTCAGCACCGTTCTGATGGCGGCAGAGGCAGGCGTGGATATTGTTGACCTTGCAATTCAGTCCATGTCCTCTCTGACCTCTCAGCCCTCCATGAACGCTGTTGTGGAAGCGTTGAAGGGCACAGAAAGAGATACCGGTCTGAATACCGAACAGCTGATTGAGCTGAGCCATTATTATCAGGGTGTGCGTCAGATTTTCACAGGCTTTGAAAGTGAAATGAAGACACCCAATACGGAAATCTATAAATACGAAATCCCCGGCGGTCAGTATTCCAACCTGCTGGCACAGGTTAAGGCAATGGGCTCCGCCGACCAGTTCGAGGAAATCAAGCACCTGTATAAGGATGCGAATGACCTTCTGGGCAACATCGTTAAGGTAACACCCTCCTCCAAGGTTGTTGGCGATATGGCAATCTTCATGTCCAAAAACGGACTGACAAAGGATAACATCATGACAGAAGGGGCGGAGGTTTCCTATCCCGATTCCGTTGTGGATTACTTCCTTGGCAACATCGGTCAGCCTGAGGGCGGCTTCCCTGCGGATTTGCAGAAAATCGTGCTGAAAGGGCAGAAGCCCATCGAGGGCAGAGCAGGCGCACTGCTTCCTCCTGCGGATTGGGAAGCTATCGAAAAGCATCTGCATGAAGCACATGCACTGAAGAAGGTGAACCCCAGAAATGTGCTTTCCTATGCACTGTATCCTAAGGTATATGATGACTATGTAAACCATGAGGAGGTTTATACAGACGTATCCAAGCTGAGCAGTGATGTATTCTTCTTCGGTCTGGCGAAGGGCGAAGAAACCTCTATCGAAATCGGCGAAGGTAAGGATATTCTGATTAAATATATCGATATGACAGAGCCCAACGCAGAGGGTATCCGTACACTGACCTTTGAAATCAACGGCGTTATGCGTGAAATTAAGGTTCTGGATAAGCACCTTGAGGTAAAGAGCGACGGTAAGCTGAAGGCAGATAAAAATAATCCCTTCCACCTTGGCTCCTCCATCCCCGGCACCGTTTCCAAGATTCTGGTGAAGGAGGGTGAGGAGGTTAAGAAGAACCAGCCTCTGCTGACGGTTGAAGCAATGAAGATGGAAACCTCCATTGTTGCAAATCAGGACGGCGTGATTGATAAGATTTATGTAAAAGAGGGCGAACAGGTAAATCAGGGCGATTTGCTGGTTTCCTTCGTACAGGAGGGCTGA
- a CDS encoding transglycosylase domain-containing protein, whose translation MSESQHRRGDAQDRTGVRQTRPSGTRQTRPSGANGTRRPSSSGNPKRRRKRRKKRSVNSRIGKVLLIVAIVIAFAVAGAILGTVFGILQSTDMLNTSDVLPDSYTSVIYDADDNEVDKLHGEENREYVKLSAITTNMQNAVIAIEDQRFYEHNGIDIRGIMRAMAENIKTMSFSQGASTLTQQVLKNEVLEREKSLSRKIKEQYLAVSLENALKKQLGSKDAAKKYILELYLNTIPLHHGLRGVEAAAQYYYGKHAGELTLAEAASIAGITKTPSLYAPDVNQEASKERQMTVLKKMLDLNMITQAEYDEAAAEDIYAHLVCKDTADEESNAKHNWFVEAAVQQIKADLMEKKNMTAAQASNMIYSGGLQIHTTMDASMQETAEAAMKNDNMFPAGDGKMDVTYLISVLDTQNPDESSNQSHYEKKTTVTSQEEADAFVASVKEELLDETHTLVLDKLTVSKSLQAAMVIMDQSNGEVKAIVGGRGEKPGDSVFNRATQALRQQGSTMKPLAAYAPAIDTGLLMPGSIIIDEPVTYGGWSPKNWDGKYIGPTTVRQGIWHSMNVLAVKTFMMVGADTAYQYLLDFGFTTIDERDKAATTALGGLTQGVSVLEQTAAYATIANGGTYYEPMFYSVVYDHDGNVLLDNSEQETHRVLKETTAFLLTDMMRDVITKGTGTKAAISGMNVAGKTGTTNDTVDLTFYGYTPYYTAGIWMGYDSQKEIINANNAHLRIWSSVMSQIHYDKGLKNKEFKKPDGLTTRSICSASGMTPSSLCNSDYYGYGVTSDYVTTDFKGSTGGGTCTMHKSYTICSETGKLAGATCPTMNVVLAVNSDGTIKGKPSKVPAGKLDINISATCDSAHVSSGDDDTNSTDPGTTDPGNGQNPEDNLWNNEDFGIQ comes from the coding sequence ATGAGTGAATCTCAACACAGAAGGGGAGACGCGCAGGACAGAACGGGCGTAAGACAGACACGCCCTTCCGGCACAAGGCAGACACGCCCCTCCGGCGCAAACGGCACACGCCGACCATCCTCTTCCGGAAACCCGAAAAGACGCAGAAAGCGCAGAAAGAAACGCTCGGTCAACAGCAGAATCGGGAAGGTTTTGCTGATTGTTGCCATCGTGATTGCCTTTGCGGTTGCAGGCGCAATTCTGGGTACGGTGTTCGGTATTCTGCAAAGCACGGATATGCTGAATACCTCCGATGTTCTGCCCGATTCCTATACCTCTGTCATCTATGATGCGGATGATAACGAGGTGGATAAACTGCATGGCGAGGAAAACCGAGAATATGTGAAGCTTTCCGCAATCACAACCAATATGCAAAATGCAGTCATTGCGATTGAGGATCAGCGTTTTTATGAGCATAATGGTATTGATATCCGAGGGATTATGCGTGCGATGGCTGAAAATATTAAAACCATGAGCTTTTCGCAGGGTGCAAGTACGCTGACGCAGCAGGTGCTGAAAAATGAGGTGCTTGAGCGCGAAAAGAGCCTTTCCAGAAAGATAAAGGAGCAGTATCTGGCTGTTTCTCTGGAAAATGCGCTGAAAAAACAGCTTGGCTCAAAGGATGCGGCGAAGAAATATATTCTGGAGCTGTATCTGAACACGATACCGCTGCATCATGGTCTGCGTGGCGTAGAGGCGGCGGCGCAGTATTATTACGGCAAGCATGCCGGTGAGCTGACGCTGGCAGAGGCGGCAAGCATTGCGGGCATCACGAAAACCCCCAGCCTGTATGCGCCGGATGTCAATCAGGAGGCAAGCAAGGAACGGCAGATGACGGTTCTGAAAAAAATGCTGGATCTGAATATGATTACGCAGGCGGAATATGACGAAGCCGCGGCAGAGGATATCTATGCACATCTGGTCTGCAAGGATACTGCGGATGAAGAAAGCAACGCAAAGCATAACTGGTTTGTAGAGGCGGCAGTGCAGCAGATTAAGGCTGACCTGATGGAAAAGAAAAACATGACAGCCGCACAGGCATCCAATATGATTTACAGCGGCGGCTTGCAGATTCATACCACAATGGACGCTTCCATGCAGGAAACCGCAGAAGCTGCCATGAAGAATGATAATATGTTCCCGGCAGGGGATGGGAAGATGGATGTGACCTATCTGATTTCCGTTCTGGATACACAGAACCCCGATGAAAGCAGCAATCAGTCGCATTATGAAAAGAAAACAACCGTTACCTCGCAGGAGGAGGCAGATGCCTTTGTTGCATCCGTGAAGGAGGAGCTTCTGGATGAAACGCATACCTTGGTTCTGGATAAGCTGACGGTTTCTAAATCCCTGCAGGCGGCAATGGTCATCATGGATCAGAGCAACGGCGAAGTAAAGGCGATTGTCGGCGGACGCGGCGAAAAGCCCGGTGATTCAGTATTCAACCGTGCGACACAGGCACTGCGTCAGCAGGGCTCGACGATGAAGCCCTTGGCGGCGTATGCCCCCGCGATTGATACGGGACTGCTGATGCCCGGCTCCATCATCATTGATGAGCCTGTTACCTACGGCGGCTGGTCTCCCAAAAACTGGGACGGCAAATATATCGGGCCTACTACAGTGCGTCAGGGTATCTGGCATTCCATGAACGTGCTGGCGGTTAAGACCTTTATGATGGTCGGCGCGGATACGGCTTATCAGTATCTGCTGGACTTTGGCTTTACCACGATTGATGAACGGGATAAGGCGGCAACAACGGCACTCGGCGGTCTGACACAGGGCGTTTCCGTTCTGGAGCAGACGGCGGCCTATGCAACCATTGCCAACGGCGGCACCTATTATGAGCCGATGTTCTATAGCGTGGTGTATGACCATGACGGCAACGTGCTTCTGGATAATTCCGAACAGGAAACACATCGGGTGCTGAAGGAAACAACCGCCTTCCTGCTGACGGATATGATGCGTGATGTTATCACGAAGGGTACCGGTACGAAGGCAGCCATCAGCGGCATGAATGTTGCAGGTAAAACAGGTACCACCAATGATACCGTTGACCTGACCTTCTATGGCTATACGCCTTACTATACCGCCGGTATCTGGATGGGGTATGACAGTCAGAAGGAGATTATAAATGCAAATAACGCCCATCTGCGCATCTGGAGCTCGGTTATGAGCCAGATTCATTATGATAAGGGACTGAAGAATAAGGAGTTTAAAAAACCGGATGGCTTGACAACACGTTCTATCTGCTCTGCATCCGGCATGACACCTTCTTCTCTTTGCAACAGCGATTACTATGGCTATGGTGTAACGAGTGACTATGTTACAACGGATTTCAAGGGCAGCACAGGCGGCGGCACCTGCACGATGCACAAATCCTATACGATTTGCAGCGAAACAGGCAAGCTTGCGGGCGCAACCTGCCCGACCATGAATGTGGTTTTGGCGGTCAACAGTGACGGTACGATTAAGGGCAAGCCCTCTAAGGTTCCCGCAGGCAAGCTGGATATCAATATCAGCGCAACCTGCGATTCTGCGCATGTGAGCAGCGGTGATGATGATACCAACAGCACAGACCCCGGCACAACAGACCCCGGCAATGGACAGAACCCTGAGGATAACCTCTGGAATAATGAGGACTTCGGGATTCAATAA
- the yunB gene encoding sporulation protein YunB has product MRKRKRNRKRKKFLPLLLPALLTVLCFFLLEKSLLPPLKEISHMQCKAAANRIIDEAAANALARMELDASALLQKGADGESYTANTTCVNQFCALLSRDITKQLDELPKEVIPIPLGAATHWGLLANQGPKIPFTLLPMGAVRVDYETAFSSVGINQINYKIWLAVHLELRIVNPLYREDITLERKIMLADLVFSGKVPAHYFQISRPNEYLLTE; this is encoded by the coding sequence ATGCGAAAAAGAAAACGAAACCGAAAAAGAAAGAAATTTCTGCCCCTTCTCCTGCCTGCTCTGCTGACGGTTCTCTGTTTTTTCCTTCTGGAAAAAAGCCTTCTGCCGCCCCTGAAGGAAATCTCGCACATGCAGTGCAAAGCGGCGGCGAATCGGATTATCGACGAGGCGGCGGCAAATGCACTTGCGCGTATGGAATTAGATGCAAGCGCGCTTTTGCAGAAGGGGGCGGATGGCGAAAGCTACACCGCCAACACCACATGCGTAAACCAATTCTGCGCCCTGCTGAGCCGCGACATCACAAAGCAGCTAGATGAACTGCCCAAGGAGGTTATTCCCATTCCGCTTGGCGCGGCAACGCATTGGGGGCTTCTTGCCAATCAGGGGCCGAAAATCCCCTTCACCCTTCTGCCTATGGGTGCGGTCAGGGTGGATTATGAAACGGCGTTTTCCTCCGTCGGCATCAATCAGATCAACTACAAAATCTGGCTTGCGGTACATTTAGAGCTTCGGATTGTCAATCCACTGTACCGGGAGGATATTACATTAGAGAGAAAAATTATGCTTGCCGATCTGGTTTTCAGCGGAAAGGTGCCGGCGCATTACTTTCAAATCAGCCGACCGAATGAATATCTATTGACAGAATGA
- a CDS encoding acetyl-CoA hydrolase/transferase family protein, whose amino-acid sequence MNWKDRFSGRLLSADEAVRQIRSGETISIAHVGSEPYALVDALARNADALTDVDMHFMLSLRKEEPHIAKGMEKHLRFFGYFLGGSTRGAVAESRAEYLPCFFHLYPRMLRERGGVDVLLISVSEPDAHGYCSMGPGIDHLPAFRDSAKLVIAQMNRNLPRVMGDSFIHLRDIDIIVEEDRPMPTLAPPTITEVEQKIGEYCASLVQDGDTIQLGIGGIPDAVVTFLKDKKDLGLHTEMAADGIIDLIETGVINNKKKTLHRGKSIATFAAGTQRLYDFLDNNPCFELHGVEHVNNPYVIAQNDNMVSINSAIQVDLMGQVNAEVVKGMQFSGVGGQVDFIRGATMSKGGRAIIALPSTAAGGKISKIVPFIDHGAVVTTPRTEIDYVVTEYGIAKLWGRSLKERARELISIAHPDFRPMLAEEYEKRFGRPLD is encoded by the coding sequence ATGAATTGGAAAGACCGTTTTTCCGGCAGGCTTCTGTCTGCGGATGAGGCTGTGCGGCAGATTCGCTCCGGCGAGACCATCTCTATTGCGCACGTTGGCTCCGAGCCGTATGCGCTGGTGGATGCACTGGCACGCAATGCGGATGCCCTTACAGATGTGGATATGCACTTCATGCTTTCCCTCAGAAAGGAGGAGCCGCATATCGCGAAGGGGATGGAAAAGCATCTGCGCTTTTTCGGCTATTTTCTGGGCGGCAGCACAAGAGGGGCAGTTGCGGAGAGCAGAGCGGAATATCTGCCTTGCTTTTTCCATCTTTATCCCCGCATGCTCAGAGAACGTGGCGGTGTGGATGTGCTTCTGATTTCCGTTTCCGAGCCGGATGCGCATGGCTATTGCTCCATGGGGCCGGGGATTGACCATCTGCCTGCCTTTCGGGATTCCGCAAAGCTTGTAATTGCGCAGATGAACCGCAATCTACCGCGCGTGATGGGGGATTCCTTCATTCATTTGAGAGATATTGATATCATCGTAGAGGAGGACAGACCCATGCCGACCCTCGCACCGCCGACAATTACGGAGGTTGAGCAGAAAATAGGGGAATACTGTGCCTCTCTCGTGCAGGATGGGGATACGATTCAGCTTGGCATTGGCGGCATTCCCGATGCCGTTGTGACCTTTTTAAAGGATAAAAAGGATTTGGGTCTGCATACCGAAATGGCGGCGGATGGCATTATCGACCTGATTGAAACAGGTGTCATCAATAATAAAAAGAAAACACTGCACCGCGGCAAAAGCATTGCGACCTTCGCGGCAGGCACGCAGAGATTGTATGATTTTCTGGATAATAACCCCTGTTTTGAGCTGCATGGGGTGGAGCATGTCAATAACCCCTATGTGATTGCACAGAATGATAACATGGTTTCCATCAATTCCGCCATTCAGGTTGATTTGATGGGGCAGGTCAATGCGGAGGTAGTGAAGGGGATGCAGTTCAGCGGTGTCGGCGGACAGGTGGACTTCATCCGCGGCGCAACGATGAGTAAGGGCGGCAGAGCCATCATTGCCCTGCCTTCCACGGCGGCAGGCGGAAAAATTTCCAAAATTGTGCCGTTTATCGACCATGGCGCAGTGGTAACAACCCCAAGAACAGAAATTGATTATGTGGTAACGGAATACGGCATTGCAAAGCTTTGGGGCAGAAGCCTCAAGGAGCGGGCAAGGGAGCTGATTTCGATTGCACACCCCGATTTCCGCCCGATGCTTGCAGAGGAATACGAAAAACGCTTTGGCAGACCCTTAGATTAA